One Catalinimonas alkaloidigena DNA window includes the following coding sequences:
- a CDS encoding VCBS repeat-containing protein — MLKLYSSSFRALALVSLFAACQSETPQESHTSDRPAPAESAPPPRFTLLPASETGVQFNNPLTEGPNTNVMMYEYFYNGGGVAVGDLNGDGRDDLYFSANMTENRLYLNQGNFKFEDVTAAAGVATRNGPWKTGTTLADVNGDGWLDIYVCYSGNLRPERRRNELYINQGPDSSGVPHFTEQAAAYGLDSPATSTQALFFDYDRDGDLDLFLLNHHPHPLPILNERSTAELLRQVDTQSGSRLFRNEGPDTQTGVARFQDVTERAGLRSSSLSYGLGAAVADLNQDGWPDLYLSNDYAVPDYLYLNNGDGTFTDRLQESVDYTSQFSMGNEVVDVNNDARPDIYTLDMLPEDNRRQKLLFAPDNYEKFELNVRVGFHYQYMRNMLQLNEGNGTSGRPTFTEIGQIAGLSNTDWSWAPLFADFDNDGWKDLYVTNGYLHDYTNMDFVKFMDSFVQKKGGRILREDVVELVQQMPASNVTNYLFRNEGGLKFTSVGAPWGLNQPSNSNGAAYADLDGDGDLDLVINNINLPAFIYRNDTDRQQPRHFLKVQLKGAGRNTQGIGAKVMAYTGANTQYLEQMPTRGFQSSVSPILHFGLGDATTLDSLRIVWPTGKQQLLRKVAADQILTVDENDASGNYRPALAPRPLYREVKSPVAFTHADAAVNDFKRQSLLINPLSYVGPCMAKGDVNGDGRDDLFIGGGNGQSGALYLQQADSRFTPKAVAAFATDQGSDDADALFFDANNDGAIDLYVSSGGYDRYQPDDPLLQDRLYLNDGKGNFTKSAGLPKMLTSTGTVCATDVNRDGHLDLFVGGRCIPGRYPEAPESYLLINDGQGHFTDQTATLAPALQNLGLVTDAAWHDLNGDQQPELIVVGEWLPISVWEQKDGTFSDQTSRYFAQAYQGWWNTLCVQDLNGDGKAELVVGNQGLNTQVRASDAEPAELYYKDFDDNGSVDPILTFYIQGKSYPYVSRDEMLDQVVRLRSRFPNYKSYADATLQDIFTEEELAGAQHAEANVLETAYFSQNANGIFELGSLPEEAQYAPVHTIATFDYNGDGHLDLWLGGNVHHARLRLGNAGANHGILLESDGKGHFTYVPQQRSGFHLTGDVRSITVWDDLVLFGMNQQQVVAYRRTQESVF; from the coding sequence TTGTTGAAGCTTTATTCTAGTTCCTTTCGTGCGCTGGCGCTCGTCAGCCTCTTTGCCGCCTGCCAGTCGGAAACGCCTCAAGAATCTCATACGTCGGATCGCCCTGCGCCTGCCGAGTCGGCCCCGCCGCCCCGGTTTACGCTGCTCCCAGCGTCGGAGACGGGCGTGCAGTTCAACAACCCGCTTACAGAAGGCCCCAACACCAACGTGATGATGTACGAGTACTTCTACAACGGCGGGGGTGTGGCCGTCGGTGACCTGAACGGCGACGGGCGCGACGATCTTTATTTTTCGGCCAACATGACGGAAAACCGGCTGTACCTGAATCAGGGGAATTTCAAGTTCGAGGACGTGACCGCGGCGGCCGGGGTCGCCACGCGCAACGGCCCCTGGAAAACGGGTACCACGCTGGCCGACGTGAACGGCGACGGCTGGCTGGACATTTACGTCTGTTACTCGGGCAATTTGCGGCCCGAACGGCGACGCAACGAACTCTACATCAACCAAGGACCGGACAGCAGTGGCGTACCGCATTTCACCGAACAGGCCGCGGCCTACGGCCTGGACAGCCCGGCTACCAGCACGCAGGCGCTCTTTTTCGACTACGACCGCGACGGCGACCTGGACCTGTTTCTTCTGAATCACCACCCGCACCCGCTGCCCATCCTGAACGAGCGCTCCACAGCCGAACTGCTCCGCCAGGTCGACACACAAAGCGGTTCCCGCCTGTTTCGCAACGAAGGTCCCGACACCCAAACGGGCGTAGCACGCTTCCAAGACGTTACCGAACGCGCGGGGCTGCGCAGCTCGTCGCTGTCGTACGGCCTGGGGGCAGCGGTGGCCGACCTGAATCAGGACGGCTGGCCGGACCTGTACCTTTCGAACGACTACGCCGTGCCCGACTACCTCTACCTGAACAACGGCGACGGCACCTTTACCGATCGCCTGCAGGAAAGCGTGGACTACACCTCGCAGTTTTCGATGGGCAACGAAGTGGTGGACGTTAATAACGACGCCCGCCCCGACATCTACACGCTCGACATGCTGCCGGAAGACAACCGCCGTCAGAAGCTCTTGTTTGCGCCCGACAATTATGAAAAGTTTGAGTTGAACGTGCGCGTGGGCTTTCATTACCAGTACATGCGGAACATGCTGCAACTCAACGAAGGCAACGGCACCAGCGGCCGCCCGACCTTCACGGAGATTGGGCAGATCGCCGGCCTATCCAACACCGACTGGAGTTGGGCGCCCCTATTCGCCGATTTCGACAACGACGGCTGGAAAGACCTGTACGTCACCAACGGCTACCTGCACGACTACACGAACATGGACTTCGTGAAGTTTATGGATAGCTTTGTGCAGAAAAAAGGCGGGCGCATCCTGCGCGAGGATGTCGTGGAGCTGGTTCAGCAGATGCCTGCTTCCAACGTCACCAACTACCTGTTCCGTAACGAGGGCGGGCTGAAATTCACGTCGGTGGGCGCCCCATGGGGACTTAACCAGCCTTCCAACAGCAACGGCGCGGCCTATGCCGACCTCGACGGCGACGGCGACCTGGACCTCGTGATCAACAACATCAACCTGCCCGCGTTCATTTACCGCAACGACACCGACCGGCAACAGCCGCGTCACTTTCTGAAGGTACAACTGAAAGGGGCCGGACGCAACACACAGGGCATCGGCGCGAAGGTGATGGCCTACACAGGGGCGAACACGCAATATTTGGAACAAATGCCGACGCGTGGTTTTCAGTCCAGCGTCTCGCCGATCCTACACTTCGGGTTGGGCGACGCCACCACCCTGGACTCCCTGCGCATCGTCTGGCCGACGGGGAAACAGCAACTCCTCCGGAAGGTCGCGGCCGATCAGATCCTGACGGTAGACGAAAACGATGCTTCCGGCAACTACCGCCCCGCGCTCGCTCCCCGACCGCTGTACCGGGAAGTGAAGTCGCCGGTAGCGTTTACGCACGCGGATGCCGCCGTCAACGATTTCAAACGGCAGTCGCTCCTCATCAACCCGCTCTCGTACGTGGGGCCCTGCATGGCGAAAGGCGACGTCAACGGCGACGGTCGGGACGATTTGTTCATCGGCGGGGGGAATGGGCAATCCGGCGCGCTGTACCTGCAACAAGCCGACAGTCGTTTTACCCCTAAAGCCGTGGCGGCTTTTGCGACCGATCAGGGCAGCGACGATGCCGACGCGCTCTTTTTCGATGCCAACAATGACGGGGCGATCGACCTGTACGTCAGCAGCGGTGGCTACGACCGTTACCAACCCGACGATCCGCTGTTGCAAGACCGCCTTTACCTGAACGACGGAAAAGGTAACTTCACAAAAAGCGCCGGACTGCCGAAGATGCTGACCAGCACCGGTACCGTCTGTGCGACCGATGTTAACAGGGATGGACACCTGGATTTGTTCGTGGGGGGGCGCTGCATTCCCGGCCGGTACCCGGAAGCACCGGAAAGTTATTTGCTGATCAACGATGGACAGGGCCACTTCACGGATCAGACGGCCACGCTGGCCCCTGCCCTACAAAACCTGGGACTGGTGACCGACGCCGCCTGGCACGACCTCAACGGCGACCAACAACCGGAACTCATCGTCGTGGGCGAATGGCTGCCCATTTCGGTGTGGGAACAAAAAGATGGTACCTTCTCGGACCAGACCTCCCGCTACTTTGCCCAAGCGTACCAAGGTTGGTGGAACACACTATGTGTCCAGGACCTGAACGGCGACGGAAAAGCAGAACTGGTGGTGGGCAACCAGGGACTAAACACGCAGGTGCGTGCGAGCGACGCCGAACCGGCCGAACTCTACTATAAGGACTTCGACGACAACGGCTCTGTCGATCCGATCCTGACCTTTTACATCCAGGGAAAAAGCTATCCGTACGTCAGTCGCGACGAAATGCTCGATCAGGTAGTCCGGCTGCGGTCCCGCTTTCCGAATTACAAAAGCTACGCCGACGCCACCCTCCAGGATATCTTTACCGAAGAAGAACTTGCCGGCGCGCAACACGCCGAGGCCAACGTCCTGGAAACGGCGTACTTCTCCCAGAACGCCAACGGTATTTTTGAGTTAGGGTCATTACCGGAAGAAGCGCAGTACGCTCCGGTCCACACCATCGCCACCTTTGACTACAACGGCGACGGGCACCTGGATCTGTGGCTGGGCGGCAACGTACACCACGCCCGCCTCCGCCTCGGCAATGCGGGCGCCAACCACGGAATCCTCCTGGAAAGCGATGGCAAAGGCCACTTCACCTATGTGCCGCAGCAGCGTTCCGGCTTCCACCTCACCGGCGACGTGCGCAGCATCACGGTTTGGGACGATCTAGTGTTGTTCGGCATGAATCAACAGCAAGTGGTGGCGTACAGACGGACTCAGGAAAGCGTATTTTGA
- a CDS encoding RagB/SusD family nutrient uptake outer membrane protein, which produces MKNTKFIPLGIVMAVFVTTGCNDDFVNTQPLTEVSADLVWTDAGLAEAFVTDLYTGLGNGGFDEQMLASLTDEAIFTHPGRGINTITEARSNPADRGWINNTLDWPNMYARIRAANLALTNLESPGFDNPDMAQRLRGEAYFMRAYYYHQLVRYFGGVPLIDRPYELNEPDYMAPRNTFEECVDFIISDCDMAAQLLPVKGDIASGRANATAAMALKARILLYAASDLHDIPTASANSAAIASYSKPEYLGYLSGDRTARWQQARDAAKAVVDMTEFGYMLDLSAPATAEEGTANYVNMAMSRNGGDRELLFGRYFINAKQENGGRIGLFNGPNGYHNWAGNTPIQNLVDDYEMMDGTSFDWNNPAQASDPYSDRDPRFYATVLYDGAPWKPRTADVAGKDPFNEIQTGQYEVINAEGEKVPHFGLDTRQSSVEDWNGTRTGYYMRKFIDPNPSIVDQNTWQQIPWPFLRYTEMVFNYIEASLELGDEAEALAWLNKIRFRAGMPAVTASGQALRDRYRNERRIEMAYEEQRYHDARRWMIAPETLGQQAERIEIIGTLKPSAEVTLYRYDPAQYNYEYTPQDIDPGIENRQWDDKMYYLPIHRDEMNRNTELVQNPGY; this is translated from the coding sequence ATGAAAAATACCAAGTTTATCCCGCTGGGGATCGTCATGGCCGTTTTTGTGACGACTGGATGCAACGACGACTTCGTGAACACCCAGCCCCTGACGGAAGTATCCGCCGACCTGGTTTGGACCGATGCCGGTCTGGCCGAAGCGTTTGTGACCGACCTGTACACCGGGTTGGGCAACGGCGGCTTCGACGAACAAATGCTAGCCTCGTTGACCGACGAAGCCATTTTCACGCACCCCGGCCGGGGCATCAACACCATTACGGAGGCGCGGTCGAACCCGGCCGACCGGGGCTGGATCAACAACACCCTCGACTGGCCCAACATGTACGCGCGCATCCGGGCGGCCAACCTGGCGCTGACCAACCTGGAGTCACCCGGGTTCGACAATCCGGACATGGCGCAGCGCCTGAGAGGCGAGGCGTACTTCATGCGTGCGTATTATTACCACCAGCTCGTGCGCTATTTTGGCGGAGTGCCGCTGATCGACCGTCCCTACGAACTGAACGAGCCCGACTACATGGCCCCGCGCAACACATTCGAAGAGTGTGTCGACTTCATCATCAGCGATTGCGACATGGCGGCGCAACTGTTACCCGTCAAGGGCGACATCGCCAGCGGTCGTGCCAACGCTACCGCCGCGATGGCCCTCAAGGCGCGCATTCTGTTGTACGCCGCCAGCGACCTGCACGACATCCCGACCGCCAGTGCAAACTCAGCGGCCATTGCGTCGTACAGCAAGCCCGAATACCTGGGCTACCTGAGCGGTGACCGCACGGCGCGCTGGCAGCAGGCCCGCGATGCCGCCAAGGCCGTAGTGGACATGACTGAGTTCGGGTACATGCTCGACCTGAGCGCACCCGCCACGGCCGAAGAAGGCACCGCGAACTACGTGAACATGGCCATGTCGCGCAACGGCGGCGACCGGGAGCTGTTGTTTGGGCGCTACTTCATCAACGCCAAGCAGGAAAACGGCGGCCGGATAGGGCTGTTCAACGGCCCGAACGGCTACCACAACTGGGCGGGCAACACGCCGATCCAGAACCTGGTGGACGATTACGAGATGATGGACGGCACTTCGTTCGACTGGAACAACCCGGCGCAGGCCAGCGATCCGTACAGTGACCGCGATCCGCGGTTCTACGCCACCGTGCTGTACGACGGCGCGCCCTGGAAGCCCCGTACTGCCGATGTCGCCGGCAAAGATCCGTTCAACGAGATTCAGACCGGGCAATACGAGGTGATCAATGCCGAAGGCGAAAAAGTCCCCCATTTCGGGCTGGACACGCGCCAGAGTTCGGTGGAAGACTGGAACGGCACCCGGACGGGCTACTACATGCGGAAATTTATTGATCCCAACCCGTCGATCGTCGACCAGAACACGTGGCAGCAAATTCCGTGGCCCTTTTTGCGCTACACGGAAATGGTGTTCAACTACATCGAAGCCAGCCTGGAACTGGGCGATGAGGCTGAGGCGCTGGCCTGGCTCAACAAAATCCGGTTCCGCGCCGGGATGCCCGCCGTAACTGCCTCGGGGCAGGCGCTGCGCGACCGCTACCGCAACGAACGGCGCATCGAGATGGCCTATGAAGAACAGCGTTACCACGACGCCCGCCGCTGGATGATTGCACCGGAAACGCTGGGGCAGCAGGCCGAACGCATCGAGATCATCGGTACGCTGAAACCGAGTGCCGAAGTGACGTTGTACCGCTATGACCCCGCGCAGTACAACTACGAGTACACGCCACAAGACATCGATCCGGGGATCGAGAACCGCCAGTGGGACGATAAAATGTACTACTTGCCCATCCACCGGGACGAAATGAACCGGAACACCGAATTGGTGCAGAACCCGGGCTATTAA
- a CDS encoding SusC/RagA family TonB-linked outer membrane protein yields the protein MQTHLLRQMRYVFILHLALLYSFSSFAQTTISGKVSDEGGGTLPGVNVLVKGTNAGTITDTEGNYSLSVPSGDATLVFSFIGYNTHEEPVNGRSTIDVILLEDVQSLSEVVVVGYGTQKKETVTGSVVTVKGKDLVKSPAVNLSNSLAGRMPGVVAVNRSGEPGYDGSGIRIRGSNTLGNNDALIVIDGIPARQGGIERINPADIENISVLKDASAAIYGARAANGVILITTKRGQSGKPELSYSYNQGWAQPTVIPQLADATQFAEMRNELEIYNLPADEWSAAQNAFRQTGTYVRPNGSEIKAPYSPDDFQKFADGSDPWGHPNTDWYDATLKPWSPQSRHNLQLTGGTEAFKYLASLSYQNQDAFYRDAATGYKQYDFRVNLDANVNKYIKTTIGVLGRQENRFFPTVGAGAIFRMQMRGIPTQPAYWPNGLPGPDIENGQNPVVITTNQTGYDRDTRYYVQTNGSVDVTIPWVKGLKFTGTAAVDKYIRRTKRWEIPWYLYTWDKVSYEDDGVTPKLVPGKRGPAEPRLNQSDEDQLNILLGGIFTYERTFGGHALTVLAGTNRETIQNDGFSAYRRYFISPVVDQMAAGGNAERNNGGGAWERARLNYFGRVAYNYKEKYLAEFLWRYDGSYMFPEATRYGFFPGFLAGWQISEESFWKESVPWVNYLKLRGSWGQMGNDQVYYDANRNGVIDSDEPLQEYQYLSTNAFRSYIIGGQEVLTLYETRVPNPSITWEIANNADIGLEGQLMQGRFFFELDVFYNKRTNILWPKFGSIPQSTGMSLPPQNIGKVANRGFEFLLGHNGQVGELSYNVSVNGGYSKNKVLFWDEAPGAPAWQRTTGKPMYTYQAYIYDGVFKDQSAIDANTIDYSAITQTLRPGDMKYVDYNNDGKITPDDQVRNDKTNIPTFQGGVNIGAQFKNFDLSILFQGAAGAQVYISPAEMGSIGNYLLDMYENRWTVDNPSDEHPRIADRGNQYFSFNNTYWLRSTDYIRLKNLELGYTLPSPIVDKIGIGNLRVYVNGLNLATVSKLKVYDPENANPTGQYYPQSRIINTGLTVTF from the coding sequence ATGCAAACACATCTACTCCGGCAGATGAGGTATGTCTTTATACTTCATCTTGCTCTTCTGTATTCTTTCTCTTCCTTTGCCCAGACCACCATTTCCGGAAAAGTCTCCGACGAAGGGGGCGGTACCTTGCCCGGTGTGAACGTGCTGGTCAAAGGCACCAACGCGGGCACCATTACCGACACCGAAGGCAATTATTCGCTGAGCGTTCCCAGTGGCGACGCGACGCTGGTATTTTCCTTCATCGGGTACAACACGCACGAAGAACCCGTAAACGGTCGCTCCACGATCGACGTCATTCTTCTGGAAGACGTTCAGTCCCTCTCCGAAGTGGTGGTGGTCGGCTACGGCACCCAGAAAAAAGAGACGGTGACCGGCTCGGTCGTCACCGTGAAGGGCAAAGACCTGGTCAAATCGCCAGCGGTCAACCTCTCGAACTCGCTGGCTGGTCGCATGCCGGGAGTCGTGGCGGTGAACCGCAGCGGCGAACCGGGCTACGACGGCTCCGGCATCCGCATCCGCGGCTCGAACACGCTGGGCAATAACGACGCGCTGATCGTGATCGACGGCATTCCTGCCCGCCAGGGGGGCATTGAACGCATCAACCCGGCCGACATCGAAAACATTTCGGTACTGAAAGATGCTTCTGCTGCCATCTACGGCGCACGGGCGGCCAACGGGGTGATTCTGATCACGACCAAACGGGGCCAGAGTGGTAAACCGGAACTGTCGTATTCGTACAACCAGGGCTGGGCACAACCCACGGTGATTCCTCAACTGGCCGACGCAACGCAGTTTGCCGAGATGCGCAACGAACTGGAAATTTACAACCTACCGGCCGACGAATGGTCGGCTGCGCAGAACGCATTCCGGCAGACCGGTACGTACGTACGGCCCAACGGCTCGGAAATCAAAGCGCCCTACAGCCCGGACGATTTCCAGAAGTTTGCAGACGGTTCCGATCCCTGGGGCCACCCCAATACCGACTGGTACGACGCCACGCTGAAGCCCTGGTCGCCCCAATCGCGCCACAACCTGCAACTGACCGGCGGTACCGAAGCTTTCAAATACCTGGCGTCGCTGAGTTACCAGAACCAGGATGCGTTTTACCGCGATGCCGCCACCGGTTACAAGCAGTACGACTTCCGCGTGAACCTCGACGCCAACGTGAACAAGTACATCAAAACGACCATCGGGGTATTGGGGCGTCAGGAAAACCGCTTCTTCCCGACCGTAGGGGCCGGGGCCATTTTCCGCATGCAGATGCGGGGCATTCCGACCCAACCCGCCTACTGGCCAAACGGCCTGCCAGGGCCGGACATCGAAAATGGACAGAACCCGGTGGTGATCACCACTAACCAGACCGGTTACGACCGCGACACGCGCTATTATGTGCAAACGAACGGCTCGGTCGACGTCACGATTCCCTGGGTGAAGGGGCTGAAATTTACGGGTACGGCCGCCGTCGACAAGTACATCCGGCGGACCAAACGCTGGGAGATTCCGTGGTACCTCTACACCTGGGACAAAGTTTCGTATGAGGACGATGGCGTCACGCCCAAGCTGGTGCCCGGCAAACGCGGCCCCGCGGAGCCCCGCCTCAACCAAAGCGACGAAGATCAGCTCAACATTCTGCTCGGCGGGATTTTCACCTACGAGCGTACGTTCGGCGGCCACGCCCTCACGGTGCTGGCCGGTACCAACCGGGAAACGATTCAGAACGACGGGTTCAGTGCCTACCGGCGCTACTTCATCTCGCCGGTGGTCGACCAGATGGCGGCGGGGGGCAATGCCGAACGGAACAACGGCGGCGGTGCCTGGGAGCGCGCCCGCCTGAATTACTTCGGTCGGGTGGCGTACAACTACAAAGAAAAGTACCTGGCGGAGTTTCTGTGGCGTTACGACGGCTCTTACATGTTTCCTGAAGCGACCCGCTACGGGTTCTTCCCCGGCTTTCTGGCAGGCTGGCAAATTTCCGAGGAAAGCTTCTGGAAAGAGAGTGTTCCGTGGGTCAACTACCTGAAGCTACGCGGTTCGTGGGGGCAGATGGGGAACGACCAGGTTTACTACGACGCCAACCGCAACGGCGTAATCGACAGCGACGAGCCGCTGCAAGAGTATCAGTATCTGTCGACCAACGCCTTCCGCAGCTACATCATCGGCGGGCAGGAAGTGCTGACGCTCTACGAAACGCGCGTTCCTAACCCCTCCATCACCTGGGAAATTGCCAACAACGCCGACATCGGGCTGGAAGGGCAGTTGATGCAGGGCCGCTTCTTCTTCGAACTGGACGTTTTTTACAACAAGCGCACCAACATCCTGTGGCCCAAGTTCGGATCGATTCCTCAATCGACCGGGATGAGCCTGCCGCCGCAAAACATCGGGAAAGTGGCCAACCGTGGGTTCGAGTTTTTGCTCGGCCACAACGGGCAGGTCGGCGAGTTGAGCTACAACGTGAGCGTAAACGGCGGCTACTCAAAAAACAAAGTGTTGTTCTGGGACGAAGCTCCCGGCGCGCCCGCCTGGCAACGGACTACCGGCAAGCCCATGTATACCTACCAGGCGTACATCTACGACGGCGTGTTTAAAGATCAGTCGGCGATCGATGCCAACACCATCGACTACAGCGCCATCACGCAAACGCTCCGCCCCGGCGACATGAAGTACGTGGACTACAACAACGACGGAAAGATCACGCCGGACGATCAGGTACGCAACGACAAGACGAACATCCCGACCTTCCAGGGAGGCGTGAACATCGGGGCGCAGTTCAAAAACTTCGACCTGTCGATCCTCTTCCAGGGCGCGGCCGGTGCACAGGTTTACATCAGTCCGGCCGAAATGGGCAGCATCGGCAACTATCTGCTCGACATGTACGAGAACCGCTGGACGGTCGACAACCCCAGCGACGAGCATCCGCGCATCGCCGACCGGGGCAACCAGTATTTCTCGTTCAACAACACATACTGGCTGCGCAGCACCGACTACATCCGCCTGAAAAACCTGGAACTGGGCTACACCCTGCCCTCGCCCATTGTCGACAAAATCGGCATCGGCAACCTGCGGGTGTACGTGAACGGCCTGAACCTGGCTACGGTCAGCAAGTTGAAGGTCTACGATCCGGAAAATGCCAACCCCACGGGGCAGTATTATCCGCAATCGCGCATCATCAACACCGGCCTTACCGTCACTTTCTAA
- a CDS encoding aspartate kinase — MKVLKFGGTSVGSPERMHHVAQLIQGGTPNFVVLSAVSGTTNALVAIGQDLQQGLQEVAEDKIAALFKKYKQFVNDLYSEDLSKQQGEEVIDRQFRWMLNLAQTPFTGVSERELLAQGELLSTQLFQIYLLEIGVRSVLLSALDFMRVDEDHEPAFDLIGEKLNALMAQSPDQEIYLTQGYICRNHRDEIDNLQRGGSDYTASILGAVLRSEEVQIWTDIDGMHNNDPRIVDRTYPVAELSFDEAAELAYFGAKILHPLSIRPAQRFGVPVKLLNTMQPDAQGTTIADHSPTGQIKAVAAKDGITAIRIKSSRMLLAYGFLRRVFEVFERYRTPIDMITTSEIAVSVTIDDSSHLDEIVKALEPFGTVEADRDHTIVCIVGNRLSENSDNAYRVMSALKGIPVRMISYGGSRHNISVLVQSKYKEAALRALNEKVFDLLPQE, encoded by the coding sequence ATGAAGGTTCTTAAATTCGGCGGAACGTCGGTGGGTTCACCTGAGCGAATGCACCACGTTGCGCAACTCATTCAGGGTGGTACGCCCAACTTTGTCGTGCTTTCGGCCGTGAGCGGTACGACCAACGCGTTGGTGGCCATTGGGCAGGATCTGCAACAGGGTTTGCAGGAAGTGGCCGAAGATAAAATCGCCGCATTGTTCAAAAAATATAAACAGTTTGTCAACGACCTCTACAGCGAAGACCTGAGCAAGCAACAGGGCGAAGAGGTGATCGACCGGCAATTCCGCTGGATGCTCAACCTGGCGCAAACGCCTTTCACGGGCGTGTCGGAACGTGAGCTGCTGGCCCAGGGCGAACTTCTTTCTACGCAACTGTTCCAGATCTACCTGCTGGAAATCGGGGTGCGGTCCGTGCTGTTGTCGGCGCTCGATTTCATGCGTGTCGACGAAGACCACGAGCCGGCCTTCGACCTGATCGGCGAGAAACTCAACGCCTTGATGGCGCAATCGCCCGACCAGGAGATTTACCTGACGCAGGGCTACATCTGCCGGAACCACCGCGACGAGATCGATAACCTGCAACGCGGCGGCAGCGACTACACAGCGTCGATTCTGGGCGCGGTATTGCGCAGTGAAGAAGTTCAGATCTGGACCGACATCGACGGGATGCACAACAACGACCCACGCATTGTGGACCGTACCTATCCGGTGGCGGAACTGTCGTTCGACGAAGCGGCCGAACTGGCCTACTTCGGAGCGAAGATCCTGCATCCGCTGTCCATCCGTCCGGCGCAACGCTTTGGCGTTCCGGTGAAACTGCTCAACACGATGCAACCGGACGCGCAGGGCACTACCATCGCCGATCACTCGCCGACGGGGCAGATCAAGGCCGTAGCCGCCAAAGATGGCATCACGGCCATTCGGATCAAATCGAGCCGGATGCTGCTGGCCTACGGTTTTCTACGGCGTGTTTTCGAGGTATTCGAGCGCTACCGTACCCCCATCGACATGATTACCACTTCGGAGATTGCCGTTTCGGTCACCATCGACGACAGTTCTCACCTGGATGAGATTGTGAAAGCGCTGGAGCCTTTCGGGACCGTAGAGGCCGACCGCGATCACACCATCGTCTGCATCGTGGGCAATCGTCTCTCCGAAAACTCGGACAATGCGTACCGGGTGATGAGCGCCCTGAAAGGCATCCCTGTCCGGATGATTTCGTACGGGGGCAGCCGCCACAACATTTCGGTACTGGTGCAATCGAAATACAAAGAGGCCGCCCTGCGTGCCCTCAACGAGAAAGTATTCGACCTGCTGCCGCAGGAATAA
- the ribH gene encoding 6,7-dimethyl-8-ribityllumazine synthase, producing the protein MATALKNLSEYQSEGIRDVSARRFGIVVAEWNHEVTEALFEGAIATLKQHGVPDENVVRKNVPGSFELSLGGQYLAQRPDIDAVICLGCVIQGETRHFDFICSAVAHGITEVGLKYNKPVIFGVLTPDNQQQALDRAGGKHGNKGDEAAITAIKMLSF; encoded by the coding sequence ATGGCCACTGCCCTCAAAAATTTGTCAGAGTACCAGTCGGAAGGCATCCGCGACGTATCGGCCCGGCGGTTCGGCATTGTGGTAGCCGAGTGGAATCACGAGGTGACGGAAGCGCTTTTCGAAGGCGCCATCGCCACGCTGAAACAGCACGGCGTGCCTGACGAAAACGTGGTCCGCAAAAACGTGCCCGGCAGTTTTGAGTTGTCGCTGGGCGGGCAGTACCTAGCGCAACGCCCCGACATCGACGCCGTCATCTGCCTGGGTTGTGTCATTCAGGGCGAAACCCGCCACTTCGATTTTATCTGCTCGGCCGTGGCGCACGGCATCACCGAAGTGGGGCTTAAGTACAACAAACCGGTAATTTTCGGCGTTCTCACACCCGACAACCAGCAACAAGCCCTGGACCGCGCCGGAGGCAAGCATGGCAACAAAGGCGACGAGGCGGCCATCACGGCCATCAAGATGCTGAGCTTCTGA